A genome region from Streptomyces xanthophaeus includes the following:
- the glyA gene encoding serine hydroxymethyltransferase yields MSVITQPTDLLRAQDPQMADVLAGERQRQAATLQLIAAENFTSTAVLAALGSALANKYAEGYPGARHHGGCEYADLAERTAVERAKALFGAEHANVQPHSGSSAVLAAYAALLRPGDTVLAMGLPYGGHLTHGSPANFSGRWFDFVGYGVDAGTGLIDYRQVQRLAHTHRPKAIVCGSISYPRHPEYSAFREIADEVGAYLIVDAAHPIGLVAGGAAPSPVPYADIVCATTHKVLRGPRGGMVLCGAEYAERVDRAVFPFTQGGAQMHTIAAKAVAFGEAARPAFTTYAHRVVANARALAGALQEHGFTLTTGGTDTHLITADPAPLGVDGPTARGRLAAAGIVLDTCALPYGDQRGIRLGTAAVTTQGMGEAEMVRIAALFAAALDGDGVKTRTEVGELTTGFPPYGE; encoded by the coding sequence ATGAGCGTCATCACCCAGCCCACGGACCTGCTGCGCGCGCAGGACCCGCAGATGGCCGACGTACTGGCCGGGGAGCGGCAGCGGCAGGCCGCCACGTTGCAGCTGATCGCCGCGGAGAACTTCACCTCGACCGCCGTGCTCGCCGCGCTCGGGTCCGCGCTCGCCAACAAGTACGCCGAGGGGTACCCCGGCGCCCGGCACCACGGCGGGTGCGAGTACGCCGATCTGGCCGAGCGGACCGCCGTGGAGCGTGCCAAGGCGCTCTTCGGGGCCGAGCACGCGAACGTGCAGCCGCACTCCGGCTCCTCCGCCGTCCTGGCCGCGTACGCCGCCCTGCTGCGGCCGGGGGACACCGTGCTGGCGATGGGGCTCCCGTACGGCGGCCACCTCACCCACGGGTCGCCCGCCAACTTCTCCGGACGGTGGTTCGACTTCGTCGGCTACGGCGTCGACGCCGGGACGGGCCTCATCGACTACCGGCAGGTCCAGCGTCTCGCCCACACGCACCGCCCCAAGGCGATCGTGTGCGGTTCCATCTCCTACCCCCGCCACCCCGAGTACTCGGCCTTCCGGGAGATCGCCGACGAGGTCGGGGCCTACCTCATCGTGGACGCCGCCCATCCGATCGGCCTGGTGGCCGGCGGGGCCGCGCCCAGCCCCGTCCCGTACGCCGACATCGTCTGCGCGACCACGCACAAGGTGCTGCGCGGCCCGCGCGGCGGCATGGTGCTGTGCGGAGCCGAGTACGCGGAGCGCGTCGACCGGGCGGTGTTCCCCTTCACGCAGGGCGGGGCCCAGATGCACACCATCGCCGCCAAGGCCGTGGCCTTCGGCGAGGCGGCCCGGCCGGCCTTCACCACGTACGCGCACCGGGTCGTCGCCAATGCCCGGGCGCTGGCGGGCGCGCTCCAGGAGCACGGGTTCACCCTCACCACCGGCGGCACCGACACCCACCTGATCACCGCCGATCCGGCGCCGCTGGGCGTGGACGGCCCGACCGCCCGCGGCCGGCTGGCCGCCGCCGGGATCGTGCTGGACACCTGCGCCCTCCCGTACGGGGACCAGCGCGGCATCCGGCTGGGAACGGCCGCCGTGACCACCCAGGGGATGGGGGAGGCGGAGATGGTCCGGATCGCGGCGCTGTTCGCCGCGGCGCTGGACGGAGATGGCGTGAAAACACGTACGGAGGTCGGCGAGCTCACGACGGGATTTCCCCCTTACGGGGAGTAA
- a CDS encoding protein-tyrosine-phosphatase encodes MSPEGRGIAGGHRPAVAGGNTFRILHVSTGNVCRSPITERLTRHALSHRLGGLVTGDLIVESAGTWGHEGAPMEANAAAVLADFGADASGFTGRELLDEHVIRADLVLTATRDHRAQVISMGHSAGLRTFTLKEFTRLVRAIDPATLPPLDDGMAERARALVRAAAALRGWLLAPSPDADEVYDPYGAPITFFRSIGDEINQALDPVVTALTGVTAAR; translated from the coding sequence GTGAGCCCTGAGGGGCGTGGCATAGCAGGGGGGCACCGCCCGGCGGTAGCCGGGGGAAACACTTTCCGCATACTCCACGTCAGCACCGGGAACGTGTGCCGCTCGCCCATCACCGAGCGGCTGACGCGGCATGCCCTCTCGCACCGCCTCGGCGGCCTCGTCACCGGCGACCTCATCGTGGAGAGCGCCGGCACCTGGGGCCACGAGGGCGCCCCGATGGAGGCGAACGCGGCCGCCGTGCTGGCGGACTTCGGTGCCGACGCGTCCGGGTTCACCGGGCGGGAGCTGCTGGACGAGCACGTCATACGCGCCGACCTGGTGCTGACCGCCACCCGTGACCACCGGGCCCAGGTCATCTCGATGGGCCACTCGGCGGGGCTGCGCACCTTCACGCTGAAGGAGTTCACCCGGCTGGTGCGGGCGATAGATCCGGCCACGCTGCCGCCGCTGGACGACGGCATGGCGGAGCGGGCGCGGGCGCTCGTCCGGGCCGCGGCGGCCCTGCGCGGCTGGCTGCTGGCGCCGTCGCCCGACGCGGACGAGGTGTACGACCCGTACGGGGCCCCGATCACCTTCTTCCGCTCGATCGGCGACGAGATCAACCAGGCGCTGGACCCGGTGGTGACCGCCCTGACGGGCGTGACCGCCGCGCGCTGA
- a CDS encoding L-threonylcarbamoyladenylate synthase, whose protein sequence is MARRYDCNDATDRKTGLREAASAVRRGELVVLPTDTLYGIGADAFSPEAVHDLLAAKGRGRGMPTPVLIGSPNTLHGLVTDFSEQAWELVDAFWPGALTLVAKHQPSLAWDLGDTHGTVAVRMPLHPVAIELLTEVGPMAVSSANLSGHPAPEDCDAAREMLGDSVSVYLDGGPTPGIQPSSIVDVTGKVPVLLREGALTADQLREVVPDLEVAP, encoded by the coding sequence ATGGCCCGGCGATACGACTGCAACGACGCGACGGACCGTAAGACGGGTCTGCGTGAAGCCGCATCCGCCGTGCGCCGCGGCGAGCTCGTCGTGCTGCCCACCGACACCCTGTACGGGATCGGCGCGGACGCCTTCAGCCCGGAGGCCGTCCACGACCTGCTCGCCGCCAAGGGCCGGGGCCGCGGTATGCCCACCCCGGTGCTCATCGGCTCCCCGAACACCCTCCACGGCCTCGTCACGGACTTCTCCGAGCAGGCCTGGGAGCTCGTCGACGCCTTCTGGCCGGGCGCGCTGACGCTGGTCGCCAAGCACCAGCCCTCGCTGGCGTGGGACCTCGGGGACACCCATGGCACCGTCGCCGTACGCATGCCCCTGCACCCCGTGGCGATCGAGCTGCTGACCGAGGTCGGCCCGATGGCGGTGTCCTCGGCCAACCTGTCCGGTCACCCGGCGCCCGAGGACTGCGACGCCGCGCGCGAGATGCTCGGGGACTCCGTGTCCGTCTACCTGGACGGCGGCCCGACGCCCGGCATCCAGCCGTCGTCGATCGTCGACGTCACCGGTAAGGTTCCCGTCCTGCTGCGCGAGGGGGCACTCACCGCAGACCAGCTGCGGGAGGTCGTACCCGACCTCGAGGTCGCCCCGTGA
- the prmC gene encoding peptide chain release factor N(5)-glutamine methyltransferase has translation MNLLLAEVAQATQRLAAAGVPSPRFDAEELAAFVHGVKRGELHHVKDADFDARYWEAVARREAREPLQHITGRAFFRYLELQVGPGVFVPRPETESVVDWAIHAVRAMDVVEPLIVDLCTGSGAIALAMAQEVPRSRVHAVELSEDALRWTRKNAEGSRVTVHQGDALSALPELDGQVDLVISNPPYIPLTEWEYVAPEARDHDPEMALFSGEDGLDTIRGIERTAHRLLRPGGIVVIEHADTQGGQVPWIFAEERGWADAADHPDLNNRPRFATARKALP, from the coding sequence GTGAACTTGCTGCTTGCCGAGGTGGCCCAGGCCACCCAGCGGCTGGCCGCCGCCGGCGTGCCCTCACCGCGCTTCGACGCGGAGGAGCTCGCCGCCTTCGTGCACGGCGTCAAACGGGGGGAACTGCACCACGTCAAGGACGCGGACTTCGACGCCCGCTACTGGGAGGCGGTCGCCCGCCGCGAGGCGCGCGAGCCGCTCCAGCACATCACCGGCCGCGCCTTCTTCCGGTACCTGGAGCTCCAGGTCGGGCCCGGGGTCTTCGTGCCCCGGCCCGAGACCGAGTCGGTCGTGGACTGGGCCATACACGCCGTACGCGCCATGGACGTCGTCGAGCCGCTGATCGTGGACCTGTGCACCGGCTCCGGCGCCATCGCGCTGGCCATGGCCCAGGAGGTGCCGCGCTCGCGCGTGCACGCGGTCGAGCTGTCCGAGGACGCCCTGCGGTGGACCCGTAAGAACGCCGAGGGCTCCCGGGTCACCGTCCACCAGGGCGACGCCCTGAGCGCGCTGCCCGAGCTCGACGGCCAGGTCGACCTGGTCATCTCCAACCCGCCGTACATCCCGCTCACCGAGTGGGAGTACGTCGCCCCCGAGGCCCGCGACCACGATCCGGAGATGGCGCTCTTCTCCGGCGAGGACGGCCTCGACACCATCCGCGGTATCGAGCGGACCGCCCACCGGCTGCTGCGACCCGGCGGCATCGTCGTCATCGAGCACGCCGACACCCAGGGCGGCCAGGTTCCGTGGATCTTCGCCGAGGAGCGGGGCTGGGCCGACGCGGCCGACCACCCGGACCTCAACAACCGCCCGCGCTTCGCGACGGCCCGCAAGGCCCTGCCGTGA
- the prfA gene encoding peptide chain release factor 1: MFEAVEELVGEHADLEKKLADPSVHSDQANARKLNKRYAELTPIVATFRAWKQSAEDIETAKEFAADDPDFAAEAKELTAQREELTEKLRLLLVPRDPSDDKDVLLEVKAGAGGDESALFAGDLLRMYLRYAERVGWKTEIIDATESELGGYKDVQVSVRTKGGNGATEPGQGVWARLKYEGGVHRVQRVPATESQGRIHTSAAGVLVTPEAEEVEVEINMNDLRIDVYRSSGPGGQSVNTTDSAVRITHIPTGVVASCQNEKSQLQNKEQAMRILRSRLLAAAQEAAEQEASDVRRSQVRSVDRSEKIRTYNYPENRISDHRTGFKAYNLDQVLDGDLDAVIQACVDTDSAAKLAAAH, translated from the coding sequence ATGTTCGAAGCGGTCGAGGAATTGGTCGGCGAACACGCCGATCTTGAGAAGAAGCTCGCCGACCCTTCGGTCCACTCGGATCAGGCCAACGCGCGCAAGCTGAACAAGCGCTACGCGGAACTGACCCCGATCGTCGCGACCTTCCGTGCCTGGAAGCAGTCCGCCGAGGACATCGAGACGGCCAAGGAGTTCGCGGCCGACGACCCCGACTTCGCCGCCGAGGCCAAGGAACTGACCGCACAGCGCGAAGAGCTCACCGAGAAGCTCCGCCTGCTGCTCGTTCCGCGCGACCCCAGCGACGACAAGGACGTCCTCCTGGAGGTCAAGGCGGGCGCGGGCGGCGACGAGTCGGCGCTCTTCGCCGGCGACCTGCTGCGCATGTACCTGCGCTACGCCGAGCGCGTGGGCTGGAAGACCGAGATCATCGACGCCACCGAGTCCGAGCTCGGCGGCTACAAGGACGTCCAGGTCTCCGTCCGCACCAAGGGCGGCAACGGCGCCACCGAGCCCGGCCAGGGCGTGTGGGCCCGCCTGAAGTACGAGGGCGGCGTGCACCGCGTCCAGCGCGTTCCGGCCACCGAGTCCCAGGGCCGCATCCACACCTCCGCCGCCGGCGTGCTCGTCACCCCGGAGGCCGAGGAGGTCGAGGTCGAGATCAACATGAACGACCTCCGCATCGACGTGTACCGCTCGTCGGGCCCCGGCGGCCAGTCCGTCAACACCACCGACTCGGCCGTGCGCATCACGCACATCCCGACCGGTGTGGTCGCCTCCTGCCAGAACGAGAAGAGCCAGCTCCAGAACAAGGAGCAGGCCATGCGCATCCTGCGCTCGCGGCTCCTGGCCGCGGCCCAGGAGGCCGCCGAGCAGGAGGCCTCGGACGTGCGCCGCAGCCAGGTGCGCTCCGTCGACCGTTCCGAGAAGATCCGTACGTACAACTACCCGGAAAACCGGATCTCGGACCACCGGACCGGTTTCAAGGCGTACAACTTGGACCAGGTGCTCGACGGTGACCTCGACGCGGTCATCCAGGCCTGTGTCGACACGGACTCCGCGGCCAAGCTCGCGGCCGCGCACTGA
- the rpmE gene encoding 50S ribosomal protein L31 → MKRDVHPEYVETAVSCTCGASFTTRSTLTEGTIRAEVCSECHPFYTGKQKILDTGGRVARFEARFGKGAAKK, encoded by the coding sequence TTGAAGCGCGATGTTCACCCCGAGTACGTCGAGACCGCGGTCAGCTGCACCTGCGGCGCGTCGTTCACCACCCGTAGCACCCTGACCGAGGGCACCATCCGTGCCGAGGTCTGCTCCGAGTGCCACCCGTTCTACACGGGCAAGCAGAAGATCCTCGACACCGGTGGCCGCGTGGCCCGCTTCGAGGCGCGCTTCGGCAAGGGTGCGGCCAAGAAGTAG
- a CDS encoding LCP family protein: MTEESKDHGGRAAARRARRKPAKRRKAVAVAAWSAAGVVLLGGAGLGYFYFKFNGNLKTVDIDQALGTDRPQNVDNGSMDILVLGSDSRGGANGEYGQDDGGSARSDTAMIIHLYEGHEKASVVSIPRDTMISRPSCATAGGKTDPGGQRTQFNEAFTVGGAACAVKTVEKMSGIRMDHYIEVDFTGFKKIIDNLGGVEVTTTKPIKDGSSHLDLAAGTNRLDGEQALGLVRTRKSVGDGSDLGRIQLQQAFIKALIKQVKGIGVFDNPKKLLGIADSATKAITTDKALGDVKSLMGFAQGLQGIDAQDMQMITLPVTTDPRDANRVAPLTKETKMVWDALLADRPIPAEATVNSSGDKSAAGSIVQ; this comes from the coding sequence ATGACCGAGGAGAGCAAGGACCACGGCGGACGTGCCGCGGCCCGGCGCGCCCGCCGCAAACCGGCGAAGCGCCGCAAGGCCGTCGCCGTCGCCGCGTGGAGCGCCGCGGGGGTGGTCCTGCTGGGCGGAGCGGGCCTCGGCTACTTCTACTTCAAGTTCAACGGCAACCTGAAGACCGTCGACATCGACCAGGCCCTCGGCACCGACCGCCCGCAGAACGTCGACAACGGCTCGATGGACATCCTCGTCCTCGGCTCCGACTCCCGCGGCGGCGCCAACGGCGAGTACGGCCAGGACGACGGCGGCTCCGCCCGCTCCGACACGGCGATGATCATCCACCTCTACGAGGGCCACGAGAAGGCCAGCGTCGTGTCGATACCGCGCGACACCATGATCTCCCGCCCCTCCTGCGCGACGGCGGGTGGGAAGACCGACCCCGGCGGCCAGCGCACCCAGTTCAACGAGGCGTTCACCGTCGGCGGGGCCGCCTGCGCGGTCAAGACCGTCGAGAAGATGTCGGGGATCCGTATGGATCACTACATAGAGGTCGACTTCACCGGCTTCAAGAAGATCATCGACAACCTCGGCGGCGTCGAGGTGACCACCACCAAGCCGATCAAGGACGGGTCCAGCCACCTCGACCTCGCCGCCGGCACCAACAGGCTCGACGGGGAGCAGGCCCTCGGCCTCGTACGCACCCGCAAGAGCGTCGGCGACGGCAGCGACCTGGGCCGAATACAGCTCCAGCAGGCCTTCATCAAGGCGCTCATCAAGCAGGTGAAGGGCATCGGGGTCTTCGACAACCCCAAGAAGCTGCTCGGCATCGCCGACTCCGCGACCAAGGCGATCACCACCGACAAGGCGCTCGGTGATGTGAAGTCCCTCATGGGCTTCGCCCAGGGGCTCCAGGGCATAGACGCCCAGGACATGCAGATGATCACGCTGCCGGTGACCACGGACCCCCGCGACGCGAACCGCGTGGCCCCGCTCACCAAGGAGACGAAGATGGTCTGGGACGCCCTCCTGGCGGACCGGCCGATCCCGGCCGAGGCCACCGTGAACTCCTCCGGGGACAAGAGCGCCGCCGGGTCGATCGTCCAGTAG
- the rho gene encoding transcription termination factor Rho, which yields MSDTTDLMGAADTSVDTSAPAAGAAPKRRRTGTGLDGMVLAELQQVASGLGIRGTARMRKSQLIEVIKEAQAGSGAPKAAASTAADTAEAKPKRRATSKARTGEAAAEAPAEKPAAQAQIEIPGQPASEDAPVGERRRRRATAPSGSPEASAPVAVQVEQKTETAPAATAPSEAKAEAATAVSAGQAQGQDGEGRGRRDRRDRGDRADRTDRQRDRRDRGAKADDQGQGGQGQGQGAQGGQGGQGGGRQERADRQQQGGRGQGQGQGQGQQGRQDRQDNGPQDDFDGEDGRRGRRGRYRDRRGRRGRDEFAPSEPQVADDDVLIPVAGILDILDNYAFIRTSGYLPGPNDVYVSLAQVRKAGLRKGDHTTGAVRQPKDGERREKFNALVRLDSVNGMAPESGRGRPEFQKLTPLYPQDRLRLETDPGVLTTRIIDLVSPIGKGQRGLIVAPPKTGKTMIMQAIANAITTNNPECHLMVVLVDERPEEVTDMQRSVKGEVISSTFDRPAEDHTTVAELAIERAKRLVELGHDVVVLLDSITRLGRAYNLAAPASGRILSGGVDSTALYPPKRFFGAARNIEDGGSLTILATALVDTGSRMDEVIFEEFKGTGNMELKLDRKLADKRIFPAVDVDPSGTRKEEILLNAEELAIVWKLRRVLHALDSQQAIELLLDKMKQTKSNAEFLMQIAKTTPSGKNDD from the coding sequence GTGAGCGACACCACCGATCTGATGGGCGCTGCCGACACCTCTGTCGACACCAGTGCCCCCGCCGCGGGCGCCGCACCCAAGCGTCGACGCACCGGCACCGGCCTTGACGGCATGGTCCTGGCCGAGCTGCAGCAGGTCGCGTCGGGCCTCGGGATCAGGGGCACCGCGCGGATGCGCAAGAGCCAGCTGATCGAGGTCATCAAGGAGGCGCAGGCGGGCAGCGGTGCCCCCAAGGCCGCCGCCTCCACTGCCGCAGACACCGCCGAGGCCAAGCCGAAGCGCCGCGCCACCAGCAAGGCCCGCACGGGTGAGGCCGCCGCCGAGGCGCCCGCCGAGAAGCCCGCCGCGCAGGCGCAGATCGAGATTCCGGGCCAGCCGGCCAGCGAGGACGCCCCGGTCGGCGAGCGCCGCCGGCGTCGGGCCACGGCCCCCTCCGGCAGCCCGGAGGCCTCGGCCCCCGTCGCCGTACAGGTCGAGCAGAAGACCGAGACCGCGCCTGCCGCCACCGCCCCGTCCGAGGCCAAGGCCGAAGCCGCCACCGCGGTCTCCGCCGGCCAGGCACAGGGTCAGGACGGCGAAGGCCGTGGCCGTCGCGACCGCCGTGACCGCGGCGACCGTGCCGACCGCACCGACCGTCAGCGCGACCGCCGTGACCGCGGCGCCAAGGCCGACGACCAGGGCCAGGGCGGCCAGGGTCAGGGCCAGGGCGCGCAGGGCGGCCAGGGCGGACAGGGCGGCGGCCGTCAGGAGCGCGCCGACCGTCAGCAGCAGGGCGGCCGCGGCCAGGGCCAGGGCCAGGGCCAGGGTCAGCAGGGCCGTCAGGACCGCCAGGACAACGGCCCCCAGGACGACTTCGACGGTGAGGACGGCCGTCGCGGCCGTCGCGGCCGCTACCGCGACCGCCGTGGCCGCCGCGGCCGCGACGAGTTCGCGCCGAGCGAGCCGCAGGTCGCCGACGACGATGTGCTGATCCCCGTCGCGGGCATCCTCGACATCCTCGACAACTACGCGTTCATCCGGACCTCGGGCTACCTGCCCGGCCCCAACGACGTGTACGTCTCCCTCGCCCAGGTCCGCAAGGCCGGTCTGCGCAAGGGTGACCACACCACCGGTGCCGTGCGCCAGCCCAAGGACGGCGAGCGCCGCGAGAAGTTCAACGCCCTCGTGCGTCTGGACTCGGTGAACGGCATGGCGCCCGAATCCGGCCGTGGCCGCCCGGAGTTCCAGAAGCTCACCCCGCTGTACCCGCAGGACCGGCTCCGTCTGGAGACCGACCCGGGCGTGCTGACCACCCGCATCATCGACCTCGTGTCGCCGATCGGTAAGGGTCAGCGAGGCCTGATCGTGGCCCCGCCGAAGACCGGTAAGACCATGATCATGCAGGCGATCGCCAACGCGATCACCACCAACAACCCCGAGTGCCACCTGATGGTCGTCCTGGTCGACGAGCGTCCGGAAGAGGTCACCGACATGCAGCGGTCGGTCAAGGGCGAGGTCATCTCCTCGACCTTCGACCGCCCGGCCGAGGACCACACCACCGTCGCCGAGCTGGCCATCGAGCGCGCCAAGCGTCTCGTCGAGCTGGGTCACGACGTGGTCGTCCTGCTGGACTCCATCACCCGTCTGGGCCGCGCGTACAACCTCGCGGCGCCCGCCTCCGGCCGCATCCTGTCCGGTGGTGTCGACTCGACCGCGCTGTACCCGCCGAAGCGCTTCTTCGGTGCCGCGCGCAACATCGAGGACGGCGGCTCGCTGACCATCCTGGCCACCGCGCTCGTCGACACCGGCTCGCGCATGGACGAGGTGATCTTCGAGGAGTTCAAGGGCACCGGCAACATGGAGCTCAAGCTCGACCGGAAGCTCGCCGACAAGCGCATCTTCCCGGCCGTCGACGTCGACCCGTCGGGCACCCGCAAGGAGGAGATCCTCCTCAACGCGGAGGAGCTCGCCATCGTCTGGAAGCTGCGCCGGGTGCTGCACGCGCTCGACTCGCAGCAGGCGATCGAGCTGCTGCTCGACAAGATGAAGCAGACGAAGTCGAACGCCGAGTTCCTGATGCAGATCGCGAAGACGACCCCGTCGGGCAAGAACGACGACTGA
- the thrB gene encoding homoserine kinase: MAGPAFRAAAVRVRVPASSANLGPGFDALGLALGLYDDVVVRVADSGLNIDIAGEGADTLPRDESHLLVRSMRTAFDLLGGQPRGLEVVCANRIPHGRGLGSSSAAICAGIVAARAVTIGGEAKLDDAALLELATEIEGHPDNVAACLLGGFTLAWMDGGSAKAIRMEPAESIVPVVFVPSRPVLTETARGLLPRSVPHVDAAVNAGRAGLLVEALTRRPELLLPATEDRLHQEYRSPAMPESVALVNRLRADGIPAVISGAGPTVLALVDNGAADKVAQLAGDGWAANRLALDAAGASVLPLGTQGG; encoded by the coding sequence ATGGCCGGTCCAGCGTTCCGCGCCGCCGCCGTACGGGTGCGCGTCCCCGCCAGCAGTGCCAACCTCGGCCCGGGCTTCGACGCCCTGGGCCTGGCCCTGGGGCTCTACGACGACGTAGTCGTCCGGGTGGCCGACTCCGGCCTGAACATCGACATCGCGGGCGAGGGCGCCGACACCCTCCCGCGGGACGAGAGCCACCTGCTCGTACGCTCCATGCGCACCGCCTTCGACCTGCTGGGCGGCCAGCCGCGCGGCCTGGAGGTCGTCTGCGCCAACCGCATCCCGCACGGCCGCGGCCTCGGTTCCTCCTCCGCCGCCATCTGCGCCGGAATCGTCGCCGCCCGCGCCGTGACCATAGGCGGCGAGGCCAAGCTCGACGACGCGGCGCTGCTGGAGCTCGCCACCGAGATCGAGGGCCACCCCGACAACGTCGCCGCCTGTCTGCTCGGCGGATTCACCCTCGCCTGGATGGACGGCGGCAGCGCCAAGGCGATCCGGATGGAGCCCGCCGAATCCATCGTTCCGGTGGTCTTCGTACCCTCCAGGCCGGTCCTCACCGAGACGGCGCGCGGCCTGCTGCCGCGCTCCGTCCCGCACGTGGACGCGGCCGTCAATGCGGGCCGCGCGGGCCTGCTCGTGGAAGCCCTGACCAGGCGTCCCGAGCTGCTCCTGCCGGCCACCGAAGACCGGCTCCACCAGGAGTACCGGTCCCCGGCGATGCCCGAGAGCGTGGCACTCGTCAACAGGCTGCGGGCGGACGGGATCCCCGCGGTCATCTCCGGCGCGGGCCCCACGGTCCTCGCGCTGGTCGACAACGGCGCGGCCGACAAGGTCGCGCAGCTCGCGGGCGACGGGTGGGCGGCCAACCGGCTCGCACTCGACGCCGCGGGCGCGAGCGTACTTCCGCTGGGCACCCAGGGCGGCTAG
- the thrC gene encoding threonine synthase produces MSSNRTHQWRGIIEEYRDRLPVTDTTPVVTLREGGTPLVPAQVLSERTGCEVHLKVEGANPTGSFKDRGMTMAITKAKEEGAKAVICASTGNTSASAAAYAVRAGMVSAVLVPRGKIALGKMGQALVHGAKILQVDGNFDDCLNLARALSDNYPVALVNSVNPVRIEGQKTAAFEIVDALGDAPDIHVLPVGNAGNITAYWKGFKEYKADGLSTRTPRVWGFQASGSAPIVRGEIVKEPHTIATAIRIGNPASWDYALAARDESGGFIDEVTDRQILAAYRLLAAQEGVFVEPASAASVAGLLKAAELGLVDPGQKIVCTVTGNGLKDPDWAIAGAPQPVTVPVDAEAAAVRLGLV; encoded by the coding sequence ATGAGCAGCAATCGCACCCACCAGTGGCGCGGCATCATCGAGGAGTACCGGGACCGCCTGCCGGTGACGGACACGACTCCCGTGGTGACGCTCCGCGAGGGCGGCACTCCCCTCGTCCCCGCCCAGGTGCTCTCCGAGCGCACCGGCTGCGAGGTCCACCTGAAGGTCGAGGGGGCGAACCCCACCGGGTCCTTCAAGGACCGCGGCATGACCATGGCGATCACCAAGGCCAAGGAAGAGGGTGCGAAGGCGGTCATCTGCGCCTCCACCGGCAACACTTCCGCCTCCGCCGCCGCGTACGCGGTGCGCGCCGGGATGGTCTCCGCGGTGCTCGTGCCCCGCGGCAAGATCGCGCTCGGCAAGATGGGCCAGGCCCTGGTGCACGGAGCCAAGATCCTTCAGGTGGACGGCAACTTCGACGACTGCCTGAACCTGGCCCGTGCGCTCTCCGACAACTACCCGGTCGCGCTGGTCAATTCGGTCAACCCGGTGCGCATCGAGGGTCAGAAGACGGCTGCGTTCGAGATCGTCGACGCGCTCGGTGACGCGCCCGACATCCACGTGCTGCCGGTGGGCAACGCGGGCAACATCACCGCGTACTGGAAGGGCTTCAAGGAGTACAAGGCCGACGGCCTGTCCACCCGTACGCCCCGTGTGTGGGGTTTCCAGGCCTCCGGTTCCGCGCCCATCGTGCGGGGCGAGATCGTCAAGGAGCCGCACACCATCGCCACCGCGATCCGGATCGGCAACCCGGCCTCCTGGGACTACGCGCTGGCTGCGCGTGACGAGTCGGGCGGCTTCATCGACGAGGTGACGGACCGCCAGATCCTGGCCGCCTACCGGCTGTTGGCCGCGCAGGAGGGCGTCTTCGTCGAGCCCGCCTCGGCCGCCTCCGTGGCAGGTCTGCTCAAGGCCGCCGAGCTCGGCCTGGTCGACCCCGGTCAGAAGATCGTGTGCACCGTCACCGGCAACGGCCTGAAGGACCCCGACTGGGCGATCGCCGGCGCTCCGCAGCCGGTCACCGTTCCGGTGGACGCCGAAGCCGCCGCCGTGCGCCTCGGCCTGGTCTGA